DNA from Brevibacterium sp. 'Marine':
CGACTCGTTTGGGTGCGCAGGCATCAGACCGCGATCGTGCGCGCCGGGGGCATCATGCTCATCATCCTCGGTGTGCTCATGGCCAGCGGCGTATGGAACATGTGGATGACCTCTCTGCAAGGTCTCATCAACGGATTCGAAGTGGTGATCTAGTGGCGGGCTCAACCGACGACTCGGAGAAGACGCAGTCGACATCGGGTGCGACATCGACGGCGAAGCAGGGGGACAAGCCTGTCGCGAAGTCGACGGTGACGCAGCCGCAGCTCGGGTTCCGCGGTATGTGCCGGTGGGCGTGGACGCAGCTGACGACGATGCGTGTGGCTCTGATCCTCCTGCTCATCCTCGCGCTCGCTGCGATCCCCGGCTCTCTGCTGCCGCAGCGGATCCAGGACCCGGGCCGGGTGAACACCTTCCTGGAGAACAACGGTGCGTGGGGGCAGTTCCTCGACACCATCCAGATGTTCGACGTGTACTCGTCCATCTGGTTCTCCGCGATCTATCTGCTGCTGATGATCTCGCTCGTCGGCTGCGTCGTCCCGCGCACCAAACAGCACTGGAAGGCGATGCGCTCGTCCCCGCCCAAAGCACCGAGGCGGCTGTCCCGGATGCCCGGATACGCCTCCTTCACCTCGGAGCAGGCAGACGCACACACCCGTGAACACGCGGACGAGGCCTTCCTCGACGCCGCGGAAGCCCGGTTGAAGAAGTCCGGTTACCGGATCAATCGGCAGTCCGATCACATCGCCGCAGAGCGCGGATATCTCCGCGAGACCGGCAACCTCGTCTTCCACATCGCGCTTCTCATGGCGACCCTGACGATGGCGATCGGTTCGCTGTTCGGCTACGAAGGTCAGCGCATCCTCGTCGAGGGTGAGACGTTCTCGAACTCGCTGGTCTCCTACGATTCCTTCGAACCCGGTTCCTACTACGATGCGGACAATCTGCCGGACTTCCGGCTCAAGCTCGATTCCTTCACCTCCACCTTCGACGATCAGGCGGCGGGCAATCAGTTCGGTCAGCCGCGCACCTTCGATGCGAAGGTGACGACGACGGCGGACGGGGAGACCGAATCGCACGTGCTCAAGGTCAACGAACCGGTGCGCGTGGGCGGCGTCGGCGTCTACCTCACCGGCAACGGCTACGCCCCCGAGGTGACCGTGCGAGATGCGAAGGGCGATATCGTCCAGTCCGGTCCGCAGGTGTTCATCCCGGACGGCGGAGACCCCGGTTACACCTCCGAAGGCGTCATCAAGGTCCCGGACTCGGCCGGCACGCAGATGGGGTTCGTCGGCGTGTTCCTGCCCACGGCCGGACAGAATGAGGACGGGGAGCTGATCTCGAGCTTCGCCGAGCTGCGCAATCCCTACCTCGTGATGAGCGGGTACACCGGTGACCTCGGCCTTGATTCGGGAGTCCCGCAGTCCGTGTACACCCTCGATGCCGACAACATGACGGAGATGACCGATGAGTCGGGTAATCCGCTCGTCATCCAGCTCGCCGAGGGGGAGACGCAGAACCTGCCGAACGGCGGTTCGGTGACCTTCGACGGAGTCAAGAAGTACATCGCCGTCGACATCTCCCAGGACCCGACGCAGGCGCTCATGCTCATCAGTGCGATCCTCGTTCTGGGTGGGCTCGGCCTGTCCCTGTTCATTCCCCGCCGCCGCGTCTGGGTGCGGATCAGGAACGGCGACGCCGAGGTGGCCGCCCTGGCCCGTGGTGAGGATCCGATGGTCGAACGCGCCGTCGATGACCTGGTGAAGGCCCTGCGCGATCCGGAGCCCGATGAGGGCGCAGACGGTGAGGACGACGAAAGATGAACCCGAAGTACTACGGGGAGTAGAATAGCCGCGGAGTGTGTTGCCTCCGGTCTCCTCGCGGAATCGGACGGGCGCACAACGACATCAGGACAGACAGACAGTCTGGCAGCAGCATGCGATAGAAGAGCACTCCTGTGGTGCGGAGGATGAATGGACGTCAACACTGACCTCGCAATGTGGTCGAACCAGCTGATCATCTCGGCGATGATCGTCTACGCCGTCGCCATGATCTTCTACGCCTTCGATCTCTTCGGCAAACGCGAACTCAAGACCTCGGAATCCGAGATCACCACCTCGGCCAAGGCCAGCACGGTGCGGCGGACGAATCGGAAGACGGCGACGACTGCGGTCCTCGACCGGCCGGGCGACGACTCCGGCGCGGTGGAGTCGTCCCGGAAGAACCGGCACCGCGGAGCCCGCATCGGCACCTCGCTGCTCGTGCTCGCCATGCTCCTCCATGTCGGCGGCGTGCTCACCCGTGCCCTGTCGGTGGCTCGTGTGCCGTGGGGCAACATGATGGAGTACGTGCTGACGGCCACAGCGATCACCGTCATCGTCTACCTCCTCGTGCTGACGAAGAAGGACGTCCGCTACCTGGGAACGTTCGTCTCCGGGGGAGTGCTGCTGTGCCTGGGACTGGCGATCACCGTCTTCTACACCCCTGCCGCGAAGCTCATCCCGGCGCTGGATTCGTACTGGATCGCCATCCACGTGCCGATCGCGATCCTCTCGACCTCACTGCTCTACATCTCTGCGATCCTCGCGGTCTTCCAGATCCTCAAGAGCGTGCATGAGACCAAGGACCCGAAGTGGCTGCGGTTCCTGCACCGTCTGCCCTCGAGCACCGACCTGGAGCGCACCTCGTACACGATCGCAGCTGTCGGCTTCATCACCTGGACCTTCACCCTCATCGCCGGTGCCATCTGGGCCGAGGTTGCCTGGAGCCGCTACTGGGGCTGGGACTCGAAGGAGATCTGGACGTTCGTCGTCTGGGTCATCTACGCCGCGTACCTGCACGCCCGTGCGACCCGCGGTTGGGGTCCGACGAAGGTGGCGGTGCTCAACCTCATCGGCATCGCCTCGGTGATCTTCAACTTCACCGTCGTCAACATGTACTTCAACGGCCTGCACTCATACTCCGGCCTCGACTGAGGCGCTGCGTCGCTCTCAGGGCCGCTCTGACGTCCTGCATCGGGAGCCACCGCCGCACTCGGGAGCGACCACCCGCACCCGGGAGCCATAACTGCTGACGGCCCAGTCTGCGGCGAACAGCCCATGTTTGAAACTGGGCTCTCCATCTCAGACTGTGCCGTTTGCGTGTTGGTTCGATGCCGTGATCAGGCGGCGGACGACAGTTTCGGCTCAGTCTGCTCTGAAATCACCACGTTCTTCGGTGTGCAATTCAGAGAAAGCAATGACTATTCGCCGAATCGCAGCATGGCAACGCACCTGGTTCACAACAGCAGCTGGCCCGCGAGGGGTCTCTTATCGCGGAGGCGTCTTCACGCGAGGATGGTCTCGCACACCAGATGGGTCTTCACGCGAGGATGGTCTCGCACCGCTGAGGCGATAGTGCGCCGAGGATGTGCTCAGTTGGAGCGGCCGCGGCCGTCGCCTTTGGTGCCCCGGTCATCGGAGTCGGCGGAGGAGTCAGCGGGACCGCTGTCGTCGTCCGATTCGGTGGAGTCATCGTGCGGGGGATTCGTCTCATCGCCGTCCTCCGCCGGAGGCGCGTGCTTGCCGAGCTTGAGTTCGCGGTCCACCTGTCGCAGGTAGTCCGGATCGTCATCGGGGGCGACCTGACCGCGAGGGCGTGTGCCGCGCGTGGGCTTGTCCTCCGAACCGCGACCGAACAGGTACCAGAGGATGAATCCGAGGACGGGAATGATGAGGATGATCAGTGCCCACGCAGGTTTGGGCAGGACTCGAATCAGACCCCGATCGCGCAGCAGACAATCGAAGAGTCCGTACAGTGTCACCGCTGCCGCCAGGACGATCGCGGCAATGAGTAATCGAGCCATGCACCAAGGATAGTCCACCAACCTGAGCGCGGCCTCCAGCGGGCGGTGACAAGACTGTCACGATCGGAGGCTAAAATTAGGACAATGCGCACCTTCTGGCTCTACACACTCGCACGCTTCGGCCTCATCATCGCCGCCGGCCTCGTCCTGTTTCCGTTCCTCGGCTTCAATCTGGTCATGGCGATCGCCGCCATCATCATCGGGGCACTGCTGAGCTATCTGCTGCTGGGCAAGATGCGCGCCAAGGCGGCGACCGAGATCGAAGCGAAGGTGGCCAAGCGCGCGTCGAAGCCTAAGCGCGTCGGCGCCGATGAGGCGGCAGAGGACGAGATCGTCGAAGAGCGTCTCGGAGAAGACGGCGGCCAGTCCAACTGAACCTGGCGCCTCAGAGCGCCAAACCGAGGCCCATCAGCGCGGAGAAGGCCAATCCGGTCAGTCCGGTGGATTTGATCGGCGGAATCAGCCCTGGACCCGTCGTGCCGCTGAGCACCGTCTTGAGCGGACTCAGCGCTGGGACGAGGGCGAGGATCGCCAAGGCGACGGCGGGATGTCCGTCGAGGATCGCCAGCGCCAGCAGCGCGAAGGGCAGCAGCACGAGCACCGCGTAGGCGATGCGCGCGGCATTGTCGCCCATCTTCACGGCCAGAGTGATCTTGCCCGCCTCGATGTCGGTGGGAATGTCGCGGAGGTTGTTGACCATGAGCACGGCCGAAGCCAGTGATCCGATCGCGACGGCACCGGCCCAACCGCTGAGGCTGAGGTGACCGACCTGCATCCACATCGTGCCTAAGGTGGCGACAAGGCCAAAGAACACGAAGACGAACACCTCACCGAGGCCCATGTAGCCATAGGGGCGTCTGCCGCCGGTGTAGAACCAGGCGGCGGCGACGGCGGCGGCCCCGACGATGAGGAACCACCACGCCTGCGAGATAAGGATGAGCACGATGCCTGCAACCCCGGCCAGGCCGAAGAAGATGAAAGCCGCCCGTTTGACCGCATGGGGTTCGGCCAGCCCGGTCGCCGTGAGACGGACGGGTCCGACACGTTCGTCATCGGTGCCGCGGATGCCGTCGGAGTAGTCGTTGGCGTAGTTCGAACCGATCTGCAGGCACAGAGAGACGAGGAGGGCGAGAAACCCGCGCAGCAGGATCTGCGTGAGGCTGACATGCTCGTCGTTGCCGGAGATGTCGTCGAGGATGAACGCGGTGAATCCGCCGAGGGAACCGATAGCGGCACCGGTTCCGATGAGGACGGGTGCGAGAGCCAGGGGCAGAGTTCGCAGTCGAGCTCCAGAAATCCACTGGGCGGCATCAGCCATAGGTCTCGCTCACCTTCCTGTCGGTTTGTGGAGCCGTCTTATATTACCGGTTGTTCACCGGTATGGGTATTCGGATCGTTCGCCATGAGATCCGCGGCGATCCGGGCCGCCGCCTGGCGATCGGGTTTGCCGATCGAGCGGTTCGGAATCTCCGCGACCGGGAAGACGAGCTGCGGCAGCAGATACCCCGTCATCCCATGGTCGAGGGCGTTGAGTCGCTGTGCCGATTCTCGCGGATTCTCCGCTTCGACTCCACCGTCGTCGGCAGTCCGGACGAGTGCGACGATGAGTTTGCCCCATTCCTCATCGGGCACCCAGGTCACGAGCATCTCCGCGATTCCCGCCTTCTGCCAGCTCGGCAGCAGCCCGGTCTCCAGGGCGTGCGGGGAGACGTTCGTGCCCCCGGAGACGATGATGTCATCGGCGCGACCGAGCACACTGAGCACGCCGGAGTCGATCCGTCCCAGATCACTGGTGTGCATGATCCGCCGTCCCGCTTCGTCGACGGTGAGGTCGGGGGAGTCGACCGGGCCGATGGTCCCGTCGTCGCCGATCTCGACGTAGCCGTCGGCGACGACGGGTCCGGTCAGGTCGATCGTCCCTGCCTCGGTGATGGTCACCTCGACCCCGTCGAAGGGCACGCCGTCATAGACGCAGCCGCCCGCCGTCTCGCTCATCCCGTAGGTCCGCACGATCGCCAGCCCCGCGGCTTCGGCCCGGTCGAGCAGCGACGGTGAGATCGCCGCTCCGCCGAGGAGGATGTGCGCGATCCGTCCGGCCGCCTCGGTGGCGGAGCCGTCCTCGAGGATCCGGTGGAGTTGGGTGGGCACGATCGAGGTGTACGTCGGTCGGTCGCCCGCCCGCTCCACCAAGGCGGTGACCTCGGTGGCGAAGGATTGGGCGGTGAACCTCGCCGAGGCGGCCCTGACCGGGGCTCGGCCGGCCAAGCGGGCGCGCAGCTCGACCTGGAACCCGGCGATGTGGTTGACCGGCAGGCACAGGTGCCAGTCGCCGGGTCCGGAGAGGAACCGTTCGGTCGCCCGGGCCGAGGCTGTGAGAGCGTCTGCTGACAACGCCACCGCTTTCGC
Protein-coding regions in this window:
- a CDS encoding DUF4229 domain-containing protein, with product MRTFWLYTLARFGLIIAAGLVLFPFLGFNLVMAIAAIIIGALLSYLLLGKMRAKAATEIEAKVAKRASKPKRVGADEAAEDEIVEERLGEDGGQSN
- a CDS encoding PLD nuclease N-terminal domain-containing protein, producing the protein MARLLIAAIVLAAAVTLYGLFDCLLRDRGLIRVLPKPAWALIILIIPVLGFILWYLFGRGSEDKPTRGTRPRGQVAPDDDPDYLRQVDRELKLGKHAPPAEDGDETNPPHDDSTESDDDSGPADSSADSDDRGTKGDGRGRSN
- the ccsB gene encoding c-type cytochrome biogenesis protein CcsB — its product is MDVNTDLAMWSNQLIISAMIVYAVAMIFYAFDLFGKRELKTSESEITTSAKASTVRRTNRKTATTAVLDRPGDDSGAVESSRKNRHRGARIGTSLLVLAMLLHVGGVLTRALSVARVPWGNMMEYVLTATAITVIVYLLVLTKKDVRYLGTFVSGGVLLCLGLAITVFYTPAAKLIPALDSYWIAIHVPIAILSTSLLYISAILAVFQILKSVHETKDPKWLRFLHRLPSSTDLERTSYTIAAVGFITWTFTLIAGAIWAEVAWSRYWGWDSKEIWTFVVWVIYAAYLHARATRGWGPTKVAVLNLIGIASVIFNFTVVNMYFNGLHSYSGLD
- a CDS encoding 1,4-dihydroxy-2-naphthoate polyprenyltransferase, with the protein product MADAAQWISGARLRTLPLALAPVLIGTGAAIGSLGGFTAFILDDISGNDEHVSLTQILLRGFLALLVSLCLQIGSNYANDYSDGIRGTDDERVGPVRLTATGLAEPHAVKRAAFIFFGLAGVAGIVLILISQAWWFLIVGAAAVAAAWFYTGGRRPYGYMGLGEVFVFVFFGLVATLGTMWMQVGHLSLSGWAGAVAIGSLASAVLMVNNLRDIPTDIEAGKITLAVKMGDNAARIAYAVLVLLPFALLALAILDGHPAVALAILALVPALSPLKTVLSGTTGPGLIPPIKSTGLTGLAFSALMGLGLAL
- a CDS encoding cytochrome c biogenesis protein ResB; this translates as MAGSTDDSEKTQSTSGATSTAKQGDKPVAKSTVTQPQLGFRGMCRWAWTQLTTMRVALILLLILALAAIPGSLLPQRIQDPGRVNTFLENNGAWGQFLDTIQMFDVYSSIWFSAIYLLLMISLVGCVVPRTKQHWKAMRSSPPKAPRRLSRMPGYASFTSEQADAHTREHADEAFLDAAEARLKKSGYRINRQSDHIAAERGYLRETGNLVFHIALLMATLTMAIGSLFGYEGQRILVEGETFSNSLVSYDSFEPGSYYDADNLPDFRLKLDSFTSTFDDQAAGNQFGQPRTFDAKVTTTADGETESHVLKVNEPVRVGGVGVYLTGNGYAPEVTVRDAKGDIVQSGPQVFIPDGGDPGYTSEGVIKVPDSAGTQMGFVGVFLPTAGQNEDGELISSFAELRNPYLVMSGYTGDLGLDSGVPQSVYTLDADNMTEMTDESGNPLVIQLAEGETQNLPNGGSVTFDGVKKYIAVDISQDPTQALMLISAILVLGGLGLSLFIPRRRVWVRIRNGDAEVAALARGEDPMVERAVDDLVKALRDPEPDEGADGEDDER
- a CDS encoding AMP-binding protein; this encodes MTARELQPAELPEAIDRALTGTSILILPSDRDGAVTEAAFRNWAGPGPAPALILFTSGSTGKAKAVALSADALTASARATERFLSGPGDWHLCLPVNHIAGFQVELRARLAGRAPVRAASARFTAQSFATEVTALVERAGDRPTYTSIVPTQLHRILEDGSATEAAGRIAHILLGGAAISPSLLDRAEAAGLAIVRTYGMSETAGGCVYDGVPFDGVEVTITEAGTIDLTGPVVADGYVEIGDDGTIGPVDSPDLTVDEAGRRIMHTSDLGRIDSGVLSVLGRADDIIVSGGTNVSPHALETGLLPSWQKAGIAEMLVTWVPDEEWGKLIVALVRTADDGGVEAENPRESAQRLNALDHGMTGYLLPQLVFPVAEIPNRSIGKPDRQAAARIAADLMANDPNTHTGEQPVI